In Leguminivora glycinivorella isolate SPB_JAAS2020 chromosome 19, LegGlyc_1.1, whole genome shotgun sequence, a single genomic region encodes these proteins:
- the LOC125236541 gene encoding ceramide synthase 2-like — protein MLRILLDTFWDEYVWLPPNTTWEDLAPGPDKPVVYNDYRHLAYPLPLAILLIILRHILEKYWFAPFGKSLGIKNTRPKKAPSNPKLELAYQTSPKIKHKQFFLSKEEVNVALILSTLFL, from the exons ATGTTGCGGATTTTATTAGATACATTTTGGGATGAATATGTGTGGTTGCCACCAAATACTACCTGGGAGGATTTGGCTCCAGGACCTGATAAGCCTGTAGTTTATAATGATTACAGGCATCTTGCGTACCCCCTGCCCTTAGCAATATTGCTAATAATACTGCGGCACATACTAGAGAA gtaCTGGTTTGCGCCATTCGGGAAGTCTTTAGGAATTAAGAACACAAGACCAAAGAAAGCCCCCAGTAACCCCAAACTAGAGTTGGCGTACCAGACATCGcctaaaattaaacataaacag TTCTTTTTGAGCAAGGAAGAGGTAAATGTAGCACTGATTTTAAGCACTTTATTTTTATAG